In Mastomys coucha isolate ucsf_1 unplaced genomic scaffold, UCSF_Mcou_1 pScaffold5, whole genome shotgun sequence, one genomic interval encodes:
- the LOC116078539 gene encoding vegetative cell wall protein gp1-like, with protein sequence MSSPSHTPNPSPTQSPSQSRSNHADNPTTQQPLSGSGGPSPSPTRGASSRPTSHNPTPAASQPSSRASSQSPSPHVQHVPRGSTQVPTPPASKSPSQTGLKALSRNPSLTPPVTITRSPSHSPVTSASYIGPIRSIPSYIAPYVPRFMKEPPYFQPPTAPLPQNRCFPCPFPCQAQQSRQPPPPPPDSLYFPLLPPPPHIPQFQCSFPTPPALFTPPSSLSYTPPTEVLLKGKPHVVPSVLPATFYTPFSRFYSQPRPYRYHRRLTLPSLSLQYDGSGRSVHFYRGS encoded by the coding sequence ATGAGCTCCCCCTCCCACACCCCTAATCCATCCCCAACCCAGTCCCCATCCCAGTCCCGATCTAACCACGCTGATAATCCAACCACCCAGCAGCCTCTTTCTGGCTCTGGaggcccttccccttcccccacccggGGGGCTTCCTCCCGCCCAACCTCTCACAACCCTACCCCAGCTGCCTCTCAGCCTTCCTCCCGAGCTTCCTCCCAGTCTCCCAGCCCCCATGTCCAGCACGTGCCACGAGGGTCTACTCAGGTCCCTACTCCTCCAGCCTCCAAGTCCCCCTCCCAGACTGGACTTAAAGCCCTCTCTCGAAACCCTTCCCTGACGCCCCCGGTGACCATTACCAGGTCCCCTTCCCATAGCCCTGTCACCTCGGCCTCCTACATCGGGCCCATCCGTTCCATCCCTTCCTACATCGCTCCCTATGTGCCACGCTTCATGAAAGAGCCCCCCTATTTCCAGCCCCCTACAGCACCTCTTCCACAAAATCGGTGCTTCCCCTGCCCCTTCCCATGCCAGGCCCAGCAATCCAGGCAGCCACCGCCGCCACCTCCTGACTCTCTCTACTTCCCCCTCCTGCCACCCCCTCCTCACATCCCCCAGTTCCAGTGCTCCTTCCCCACACCCCCTGCCCTGTTCAcacccccatcctccctctcctacACTCCACCGACGGAGGTCCTGCTGAAGGGGAAGCCACACGTGGTTCCGTCCGTGCTGCCAGCCACCTTCTACACCCCATTCTCCCGATTCTACTCCCAGCCCCGGCCCTACCGCTACCACAGGCGCTTAACACTGCCCTCGCTCTCCCTTCAATACGATGGTTCTGGACGCTCTGTCCACTTCTATCGTGGGTCCTAG
- the Prcd gene encoding photoreceptor disk component PRCD, whose protein sequence is MCTTLFLLSLAMLWRRRFTNRVEPEPSRVDGTVVGSGSDTDLQSTSREKGPVK, encoded by the exons ATGTGCACCACCCTCTTCCTGCTCAGCTTGGCCATGCTGTGGCGCCGTAGATTTACCAACCGAGTGGAACC AGAGCCCAGCAGAGTGGACGGGACAGTCGTGGGCAGTGGCTCGGACACAGACCTTCAATCTACCAGCAG GGAGAAAGGACCTGTGAAGTAG